One window from the genome of Brachionichthys hirsutus isolate HB-005 chromosome 19, CSIRO-AGI_Bhir_v1, whole genome shotgun sequence encodes:
- the sec14l7 gene encoding SEC14-like protein 2 isoform X1: protein MSGRVGDLSPKQNEILAEFRGRIQDILPDLPAQHDHYLLRWLRARSFNVQKAEAMIRKHLEFRGKMNVANIISDWEPPEVIVKYVSGGMCGYDREGSPIWYDVIGPLDPKGLLLSATKQDFMKTKIRNIEVLQRECWRQTEKLGKNVEAITLIYDCEGLGLKHIWKPAIETYGEILSMFEDNYPEGLKRLFLIKAPKIFPVAYNLIKHFLCEETRRKIIVLGGNWQETLRSHIDPEQLPVLYGGTLTDPDGDPRCRTMINYGGTVPRSYYIRDSVKTRYDSSVTVSRGSVFQLQCDVTAPGSLLRWQFTSDGADIGFGVYRCTEEGGGQKVAEMLQVLPSERYNAHLVPEDSGLTCPEAGVYVLCFDNSYSYLQSKKVSYKVEVLPPADGLMQSPHSRGARMMQ from the exons ATGAGCGGCCGAGTCGGAGACCTGAGCCCGAAGCAAAACGAGATTCTAGCCGAG TTTCGGGGGAGAATCCAGGACATCCTCCCCGACCTCCCTGCACAGCATGACCATTACCTCCTCCGCTGGCTCAGAG CGCGGAGCTTCAATGTCCAGAAAGCTGAGGCCATGATCAGAAAG cacctGGAGTTCAGGGGGAAGATGAACGTCGCCAACATCATCTCTGACTGGGAACCTCCAGAG GTGATTGTCAAATATGTTTCTGGAGGGATGTGCGGATACGACCGCGAGGGGAGTCCCATCTGGTATGATGTCATCGGCCCGCTGGACCCAAAAGGCCTGCTGCTGTCGGCGACCAAGCAGGACTTCATGAAGACCAAGATCAGAAACATTGAGGTGCTGCAGCGGGAGTGTTGGCGGCAGACTGAGAAG TTGGGGAAGAACGTCGAAGCGATCACTCTGATCTACGACTGCGAAGGACTCGGactgaaacacatctggaaacCTGCCATCGAGACTTACGGCGAG ATCCTCAGCATGTTTGAAGACAACTATCCGGAAGGCCTGAAAAGACTGTTTCTTATCAAAG CTCCTAAAATATTTCCTGTGGCCTACAACCTGATCAAACACTTTCTATGTGAAGAAACGCGACGTAAGATCATCGTTTTAGGAG GGAACTGGCAGGAAACGTTGCGTTCACACATCGACCCGGAGCAGCTTCCTGTGCTGTACGGAGGAACCCTGACCGATCCCGATGGAGACCCTCGCTGCAGAACCATG ATCAACTACGGCGGCACTGTGCCCAGGTCCTACTACATCCGGGACTCGGTGAAGACTCGGTACGACAGCAGCGTGACCGTCAGCCGCGGCTCCGTCTTCCAGCTGCAGTGTGACGTCACGGCACCCGGCAGCCTTCTGAG GTGGCAGTTTACCAGCGATGGAGCCGACATCGGGTTCGGCGTGTACAGATGCACCGAAGAGGGTGGAGGTCAGAAGGTGGCTGAGatgctgcaggttctgcccaGCGAACGCTACAATGCACACCTGGTCCCCGAAGACAGCGGCCTCACCTGTCCTGAAGCCGGGGTCT acGTGCTGTGCTTTGATAACAGCTACAGTTACCTTCAGTCCAAGAAGGTGAGCTATAAAGTGGAGGTTCTTCCCCCTGCAGACGGACTGATGCAGAGTCCCCACAGCAGAGGAGCCAGAATGAtgcagtga
- the sec14l7 gene encoding SEC14-like protein 2 isoform X2 has product MSGRVGDLSPKQNEILAEFRGRIQDILPDLPAQHDHYLLRWLRARSFNVQKAEAMIRKHLEFRGKMNVANIISDWEPPEVIVKYVSGGMCGYDREGSPIWYDVIGPLDPKGLLLSATKQDFMKTKIRNIEVLQRECWRQTEKLGKNVEAITLIYDCEGLGLKHIWKPAIETYGEILSMFEDNYPEGLKRLFLIKAPKIFPVAYNLIKHFLCEETRRKIIVLGGNWQETLRSHIDPEQLPVLYGGTLTDPDGDPRCRTMINYGGTVPRSYYIRDSVKTRYDSSVTVSRGSVFQLQCDVTAPGSLLRWQFTSDGADIGFGVYRCTEEGGGQKVAEMLQVLPSERYNAHLVPEDSGLTCPEAGTCCALITATVTFSPRR; this is encoded by the exons ATGAGCGGCCGAGTCGGAGACCTGAGCCCGAAGCAAAACGAGATTCTAGCCGAG TTTCGGGGGAGAATCCAGGACATCCTCCCCGACCTCCCTGCACAGCATGACCATTACCTCCTCCGCTGGCTCAGAG CGCGGAGCTTCAATGTCCAGAAAGCTGAGGCCATGATCAGAAAG cacctGGAGTTCAGGGGGAAGATGAACGTCGCCAACATCATCTCTGACTGGGAACCTCCAGAG GTGATTGTCAAATATGTTTCTGGAGGGATGTGCGGATACGACCGCGAGGGGAGTCCCATCTGGTATGATGTCATCGGCCCGCTGGACCCAAAAGGCCTGCTGCTGTCGGCGACCAAGCAGGACTTCATGAAGACCAAGATCAGAAACATTGAGGTGCTGCAGCGGGAGTGTTGGCGGCAGACTGAGAAG TTGGGGAAGAACGTCGAAGCGATCACTCTGATCTACGACTGCGAAGGACTCGGactgaaacacatctggaaacCTGCCATCGAGACTTACGGCGAG ATCCTCAGCATGTTTGAAGACAACTATCCGGAAGGCCTGAAAAGACTGTTTCTTATCAAAG CTCCTAAAATATTTCCTGTGGCCTACAACCTGATCAAACACTTTCTATGTGAAGAAACGCGACGTAAGATCATCGTTTTAGGAG GGAACTGGCAGGAAACGTTGCGTTCACACATCGACCCGGAGCAGCTTCCTGTGCTGTACGGAGGAACCCTGACCGATCCCGATGGAGACCCTCGCTGCAGAACCATG ATCAACTACGGCGGCACTGTGCCCAGGTCCTACTACATCCGGGACTCGGTGAAGACTCGGTACGACAGCAGCGTGACCGTCAGCCGCGGCTCCGTCTTCCAGCTGCAGTGTGACGTCACGGCACCCGGCAGCCTTCTGAG GTGGCAGTTTACCAGCGATGGAGCCGACATCGGGTTCGGCGTGTACAGATGCACCGAAGAGGGTGGAGGTCAGAAGGTGGCTGAGatgctgcaggttctgcccaGCGAACGCTACAATGCACACCTGGTCCCCGAAGACAGCGGCCTCACCTGTCCTGAAGCCGGG acGTGCTGTGCTTTGATAACAGCTACAGTTACCTTCAGTCCAAGAAGGTGA